In a single window of the Panthera uncia isolate 11264 chromosome B2 unlocalized genomic scaffold, Puncia_PCG_1.0 HiC_scaffold_25, whole genome shotgun sequence genome:
- the RNF39 gene encoding RING finger protein 39 — translation MEAPELGPGLVQRLEQLATCPLCGGPFEDPVLLACEHSFCRACLARRWGAPPAAGDPAPAPACPSCGQPCPRRSLRSNVRLAVEVRISRGLRDKLAEAGARAGRRRGGRIPTMGCLDPRGEDTRKTWRRLDAPTPKSSNSDDDVPEDYPVVKNMLHRLTADLTLDPGTAHRQLLISADRRSVQLAPPGTPAPPDGPARFDQLPAVLGAQGFGAGRHCWEVETAAAAGDQEDGDQDSGEARYAVGAAGESVRRKGRVGLCPAGAVWAVEGRAGRLWALTEPEPTPVGGAGPPPRRIRVDVDWERGRVAFYDGRSLDLLFAFQAPGPLGQRVFPLLCTRDARAPLRIVPAEG, via the exons ATGGAGGCGCCCGAGCTGGGCCCGGGGCTGGTGCAGCGTCTGGAGCAGCTGGCGACGTGCCCGCTGTGCGGGGGCCCCTTCGAGGACCCGGTGCTGCTGGCGTGCGAGCACAGCTTCTGCCGCGCGTGCCTGGCCCGCCGCTGGGGCGCCCCTCCGGCCGCCGGCGACCCGGCGCCCGCCCCCGCCTGCCCCAGCTGCGGCCAGCCGTGCCCCCGCCGCAGCCTGAGGTCTAACGTGCGGCTGGCGGTGGAGGTGCGCATCAGCCGGGGACTGCGCGACAAGCTGGCCGAGGCGGGCGCCCGCGCGGGGAGGCGCAGGGGGGGCCGCATCCCCACCATGGGCTGCCTGGACCCGCGCGGAGAG GACACGAGGAAGACATGGAGGAG ACTTGACGCCCCAACACCCAAGTCATCTAACTCAGACGACGACGTCCCCGAAGATTATCCAGTGGTCAAAAACATGCTGCACAGACTGACGG CCGACCTGACCCTGGACCCGGGCACCGCACACCGCCAGCTGCTCATCTCAGCGGACCGCCGCAGCGTCCAGCTGGCCCCGCCGGGGACGCCCGCGCCCCCCGACGGCCCCGCGCGCTTCGACCAGCTCCCGGCGGTGCTGGGCGCGCAGGGCTTCGGGGCTGGCCGGCACTGCTGGGAGGTGGAGACCGCGGCCGCCGCCGGGGACCAGGAGGACGGGGACCAGGACAGCGGCGAAGCCCGCTACGCCGTGGGCGCGGCCGGCGAGTCGGTGCGGCGCAAGGGCCGCGTGGGGCTGTGCCCGGCGGGGGCCGTGTGGGCCGTGGAGGGCCGCGCCGGCCGCCTGTGGGCGCTCACGGAGCCCGAGCCCACCCCGGTGGGCGGCGCGGGGCCCCCGCCGCGGCGCATCCGCGTGGACGTGGACTGGGAGCGCGGCCGAGTGGCCTTCTACGACGGGCGCTCGCTCGACCTGCTCTTCGCCTTCCAGGCGCCCGGGCCGCTGGGGCAGCGCGTCTTCCCGCTGCTCTGCACGCGTGACGCCCGCGCCCCGCTGCGCATCGTGCCGGCAGAGGgctga
- the PPP1R11 gene encoding E3 ubiquitin-protein ligase PPP1R11, with the protein MAEAGAGLSETVTETTVTVTTEPENRSLTIKLRKRKPEKKVEWTSDTVDNEHMGRRSSKCCCIYEKPRAFGESSTESDEEEEEGCGHTHCVRGHRKGRRRATPGPSPSTPPQPPDPSQPPPGPMQH; encoded by the exons ATGGCCGAGGCAGGGGCCGGGCTGAGTGAGACCGTCACTGAGACAACGGTTACCGTGACAACCGAGCCC GAGAACCGGAGCCTGACCATCAAACTACGGAAGCGGAAGCCAGAGAAGAAGGTAGAATGGACGAGTGACACTGTGGACAACGAGCACATGGGACGCCGCTCATCAAAGT GCTGCTGTATTTATGAGAAACCTCGGGCCTTTGGCGAGAGCTCCACTGAGAGcgatgaggaagaagaagagggcTGTGGTCATACACACTGTGTACGGGGCCACCGCAAGGGACGGCGTCGTGCAACCCCAGGACCGagccccagcacccctccccagcctcctgacccctcccagcctcctccagggCCAATGCAGCACTAa
- the POLR1H gene encoding DNA-directed RNA polymerase I subunit RPA12, which translates to MDSGRSRSHFQSDLDFCPDCGSILPLPGVEDTVTCIRCGFSVDVRDFEQKVVRTTFVFHKVGTAVPVAADEGPEFQGPVVDRRCSRCGHEGMAYHTRQMRSADEGQTVFYTCTSCRFQEKEDS; encoded by the exons ATGGACTCTGGGCGCTCCCGCTCCCACTTCCAGTCGGACCTGGACTTCTGTCCGGACTGCGGCTCCATCCTGCCCCTGCCCGGGGTTGAGGACACGGTCACCTGTATCCGCTGTGGCTTTTCCGTCGACGTGCGAG ACTTCGAGCAGAAGGTGGTCAGGACCACGTTTGTGTTCCACAAGGTGGGGACGGCGGTGCCCGTGGCGGCGGACGAGGGGCCTGAGTTCCAGGGGCCCGTG GTGGACCGGCGCTGCTCGCGATGCGGCCACGAGGGAATGGCCTACCACACCCGGCAGATGCGCTCAGCCGACGAAGGGCAGACCGTCTTCTACACCTGCACCAGCTGCAG gtttcaggagaaagaagactcttga